The Impatiens glandulifera chromosome 3, dImpGla2.1, whole genome shotgun sequence genome contains a region encoding:
- the LOC124932949 gene encoding blue-light photoreceptor PHR2 encodes MDPKSLIQDNPEANSTSEDNQKEVVISISPLLAAASISLSLSRILPSNLLLSPPSKISHLFAPSQPNKVKVIPSQISSLSHLSLSSSPSCPPKLFFKSTISANPLQSPLSLNPRRPTDPSNAAGLRRASVVWFRNDLRVHDNECLTSANNESMSVLPVYCFDPRDYGKSSSGFDKTGPYRATFVIESVADLRKNLRSRGSDLVVRIGKPETVLVELAREIGAEAIYTHREVSNEEIKTEDKIEAAMKEEGVEIKYCWGSTLFHVDDLPFKLEEMPTNYGGFKEKVKGLKIRETIAALDQLKGFPSRGDVEPGEVPSLVDLGLNPVSTMSQQNGKGAANGSLNGGETEALQKLTKFAAECRAQPPKGSKNDSIYGANFSCKISPWLTMGCLSPRSMFDELKKNMSRTISAASSENDDSVGTNWLMYELMWRDFFRFITKKYSSAKQVSGAPVVTACTATA; translated from the exons ATGGATCCTAAGAGCTTGATTCAAGACAACCCAGAAGCCAATTCCACCTCAGAAGACAACCAGAAAGAGGTTGTCATTTCCATCTCACCCCTTCTCGCCGCCGCATCAATCTCCCTTTCCCTATCAAGGATCCTCCCATCCAATCTCCTTCTCTCCCCACCATCCAAAATCTCGCATCTTTTCGCTCCATCTCAACCCAACAAGGTTAAAGTCATCCCTTCTCAAATCTCTTCTCTTTCTCACCTTTCCCTTTCCTCATCTCCTTCCTGCCCTCCCAAACTCTTCTTCAAGTCCACTATCTCCGCCAACCCTCTCCAGAGCCCACTTTCTCTAAACCCTCGTCGACCCACTGACCCCTCCAATGCCGCTGGCCTCCGCCGCGCATCCGTCGTCTGGTTCCGTAACGATCTCCGCGTCCACGACAATGAATGTCTCACCAGTGCCAACAACGAATCCATGTCCGTTCTACCTGTATACTGCTTCGACCCGAGAGATTACGGGAAATCGTCATCCGGGTTTGATAAAACAGGTCCCTATCGAGCTACGTTCGTGATCGAGTCGGTAGCCGATCTTAGGAAGAATCTTCGATCGAGAGGCTCCGATTTGGTTGTCAGAATCGGCAAACCGGAAACCGTTTTGGTTGAGCTAGCGAGAGAAATAGGCGCTGAAGCTATTTATACGCACAGAGAGGTTTCCAACGAGGAGATTAAGACGGAGGACAAGATTGAGGCTGCAATGAAGGAAGAAGGAGTGGAGATTAAGTATTGTTGGGGAAGCACATTGTTTCATGTGGATGATTTGCCCTTTAAGCTCGAAGAAATGCCAACCAACTATGGAGGATTCAAGGAGAAAGTGAAAGGGTTGAAGATTAGGGAAACGATTGCTGCTCTGGATCAGTTAAAGGGTTTTCCTTCTCGTGGAGATGTTGAGCCTGGAGAAGTTCCATCATTGGTTGATCTTGGTCTTAACCCAGTTTCAACCATGAGCCAGCAG AATGGAAAAGGAGCTGCCAATGGTTCTCTAAATGGAGGAGAGACAGAGGCATTGCAGAAGCTCACTAAGTTTGCTGCTGAATGCCGAGCACAACCACCAAAGGGATCGAAAAATGACAGTATATATGGTGCAAACTTTTCCTGCAAAATCTCCCCTTGGCTCACAATGGGATGCCTCTCGCCCCGTTCTATGTTCGATGAGCTAAAGAAGAACATGTCAAG GACAATCTCGGCTGCTTCAAGTGAAAACGATGACAGCGTTGGAACAAACTGGCTCATGTATGAGTTGATGTGGAGGGACTTCTTTAG ATTCATAACGAAGAAGTATAGTAGTGCAAAAC